From the Haladaptatus sp. DJG-WS-42 genome, the window TTTCCCAGACAGTCCGAAATCCATATCCGGCGATTCACCGGGGTGTGTGTTAATCGTTTGGCAGGACTCAGGCACGCAGGCCGACGATGCGGAGGATTTCGCGCAGGTCGTCGATGACGTAATCAACCGCCGGGCCGTCTGTTGCACCGTAGGCAATGGTCGTGAGCCCCGCCTCGCGGCCGCCGACCATGTCGTGGCTGTAGCGGTCGCCAATCATCACGCTGCTGTCGGGTGAGACGCCCGCGCGCTCTAAGGCCGTCTGGAACATCGCTTGGTCTGGCTTTTTCTTGCCGACTTCTTCGGAGGTTGTGACGTGGTCGAAGTGGCTGAGCACATCGAGCGTATCGAGAATCTGGCGGCCTTCGCGGTCGTCTACGTCGCTGATGACGCCAAGATAGAGGCCTGCGTCATCGAGTACTTCGAGGGTTTCTTTTGCGCCGTCGTGGGGTCGAATCGTGCCGTAGGTCGCCGCTTCGAAGAGTGACTTCCACTCGGCTTCTGGAACCGTCCGGCCAAGGAGTTCGTCTACGGCGTACTGATACCCGGCTGCGGCAGGTCGATAGTTCGTCCCCTCCGTCCCACTGAAGTAGTCGCCAAGCGCGCTTCGCCACGTCGCTTTCGCGCCCTCATGGTCGGTAAGGTCGTGTGCGTCTGCGAGCAGGCGAATGAACTCGTCGTGGCCCTCTCTGACCGACGAGAGGTCGAGCAGGACGCCACCGATATCGAAAAATACTGCGTCAAAGTCACTCATTGGTCGCACATAAGAAAACCGGGTACAAGAGGGTGTGGCTCTCGGCAGGGTCAGGGTGCGAGGCGAAACCGCCTGACACCGTCCACAATGGTTGACGTGACAACCCCCTGTTGCTCTAACCACAGCACCATGCCGTAGGATTCGGGTAACAAGGAACTGCGCTCGCGGTCAGTTCGGGCTCGCTCCGTGGCGACAGCGGCTCCGGTCTCGATGCCGGAATCGAGCAGCGTTGTGACCCACTCACAAAGGTTGTCGAGGCTTGCACGCGACTGGGCTATCGACTCGTGAAACGACTCGTGTACCGGCCCGTGGCCAGGGTACACGCGGTCTATGTCGAGCGTTCCAAGGCGGTCTATCCCTTCGTAGAACGTTGGAATCGTCTCCCCAACGCCGTTGTCGAGACCGACGTGGAGGCCAACCGAACGGAACGGTTCGATGGCCATATCACCGGAAAAGAGGGTGCGCGTCTCATCGAAGTCGGCCGCATAGCACAGGTGGTCTGCCTGATGGCCACCTGCGTGCACCGCGGTGTAGTCGAACCCACCAATCGAAACCGTTTCACCCGGTTCAACCCACCGAGAAACGTCGGCAGGCGGAAGGAGCCGACGATTTCTCGTGAGCGAGCGAACCGACATCTCGACGGCGGCTGCAACGTCTTCGACGCCCGCTGCTTGTGCGTTCGTTTCGACGACAGCAGCGAGGTCGGCTTCGTCTCGGGCGAACCGCTGTTCGACGCTCGCGGGTGCGTAGAGGCGCGGTGACCCAGCATCGAGTACCGTCTCGACCTGTCCGATGTGGTCTACGTGTGGGTGGGTGATGACGAGGTGGTCGATGTCGGCGGGTGCGAAGCCAACCGCGCCGAGTCCGTCGCGCAGTATTTCGCGGGCGTCCTCACCGGGCGTTCCGGCATCGAACAACACCGTCTCCGGGCCATCGACCAGATAGGCCGCGACGTGGCCCGGCTCCCAGTCAACCGGAAATTCGATGCGGTGGACGGCGGGGACAGTCATTGACCCGGTTGTCGCCCGTCGCGCCGAAAAGGGTTCGGCTTTCGGTGGCTTCTGCCGAACCCAAGTTTATTGCACCAGAACCGCAACCAGTAAACTGGTTTACTATGGTACGCGACCACAAAACGAGGCTAGCCCGATGACGGGCCAGTTCAGCGTTTCCGGCCAGACGGCGCTCATCACGGGCGCCTCAAGCGGTATCGGGAAGGTAATCGCAGAGCAGTTCGCCGCAGACGGCGCGAACGTCGTCATCTGCTCGCGCGAACGCGACAACGTTCAACCCGTCGCAGACGGCATCACCGACGCGGGCGGCGAGGCGCTCGCCGTCGAGTGTGACGTGACCGACCGCGAAGCCGTAAACGCCGTCGTCGCGGCAACCGTCGAGACGTTCGGTGGCGTGAACACGCTCGTGAACAACGCAGGAGCCTCGTTCATGGCCAACTTCGAGGACATTTCTGAAAACGGCTGGAAGACGATTGTGGACATCAATCTTCATGGAACCTACCACTGCTCGCAAGCTGCAGGCGCGGTCATGCGCGAGCGCGGCGGTGGCTCGATTGTCAACATCGCCAGCGTCGCCGGGACGCTCGGGTCGCCTTACATGAGCCACTACGGTGCGGC encodes:
- a CDS encoding MBL fold metallo-hydrolase, which codes for MTVPAVHRIEFPVDWEPGHVAAYLVDGPETVLFDAGTPGEDAREILRDGLGAVGFAPADIDHLVITHPHVDHIGQVETVLDAGSPRLYAPASVEQRFARDEADLAAVVETNAQAAGVEDVAAAVEMSVRSLTRNRRLLPPADVSRWVEPGETVSIGGFDYTAVHAGGHQADHLCYAADFDETRTLFSGDMAIEPFRSVGLHVGLDNGVGETIPTFYEGIDRLGTLDIDRVYPGHGPVHESFHESIAQSRASLDNLCEWVTTLLDSGIETGAAVATERARTDRERSSLLPESYGMVLWLEQQGVVTSTIVDGVRRFRLAP
- a CDS encoding SDR family NAD(P)-dependent oxidoreductase → MTGQFSVSGQTALITGASSGIGKVIAEQFAADGANVVICSRERDNVQPVADGITDAGGEALAVECDVTDREAVNAVVAATVETFGGVNTLVNNAGASFMANFEDISENGWKTIVDINLHGTYHCSQAAGAVMRERGGGSIVNIASVAGTLGSPYMSHYGAAKAAVINLTKSLSFEWADDDVRVNGIAPGFVATPGVESQMGVTGENIDRTEVKRRIGVSEEIADIAQFLASPASSYIVGETLTAQGVPQILESPEI
- a CDS encoding HAD family hydrolase; this encodes MSDFDAVFFDIGGVLLDLSSVREGHDEFIRLLADAHDLTDHEGAKATWRSALGDYFSGTEGTNYRPAAAGYQYAVDELLGRTVPEAEWKSLFEAATYGTIRPHDGAKETLEVLDDAGLYLGVISDVDDREGRQILDTLDVLSHFDHVTTSEEVGKKKPDQAMFQTALERAGVSPDSSVMIGDRYSHDMVGGREAGLTTIAYGATDGPAVDYVIDDLREILRIVGLRA